From a single Bacillus sp. (in: firmicutes) genomic region:
- the ftsL gene encoding cell division protein FtsL, whose amino-acid sequence MGNVARKYQTQESVNHQPKQTVQTKVRQKVGITKGEKLLGALFITFICVMAVQLIQAQADIYAVNKEIQDVQKAIQEQEKQNEQLQLQVNELSTYERIWQKAKELGLDLNENNVKVVQKK is encoded by the coding sequence GTGGGGAACGTAGCTAGAAAATATCAAACACAAGAATCTGTAAACCACCAGCCAAAACAAACGGTTCAAACAAAGGTAAGGCAAAAGGTAGGAATTACAAAAGGGGAAAAGTTGTTAGGGGCGCTGTTCATTACCTTTATTTGTGTGATGGCGGTTCAACTGATTCAAGCGCAAGCGGATATTTATGCAGTGAATAAAGAAATTCAAGATGTTCAAAAAGCCATCCAAGAGCAAGAAAAACAAAATGAACAGCTTCAGCTCCAAGTGAACGAGCTTAGTACGTACGAACGCATTTGGCAAAAAGCAAAAGAATTAGGCTTAGATTTAAACGAGAATAACGTCAAGGTTGTGCAGAAAAAATGA
- a CDS encoding UDP-N-acetylmuramoyl-L-alanyl-D-glutamate--2,6-diaminopimelate ligase, with product MDLQTLLSYLPIKKVLHHGNPMITSIENNHQHVKNGSLFVCITGARFDGHNFAEEAVKKGAVALLAEKDVKVTVPTIIVKDTKKALALLADIFYGQPTHKFRLIGVTGTNGKTTTTQIIDHLFQQAGEKTGLIGTMYMKIGDRKIETKNTTPDSLTLQKTFKAMVDDKVTTAVMEVSSHALVQGRVHGCDYDIAIFTNLTQDHLDYHGTMDEYRRAKGLLFAQLGNTFHHNRPKYAIMNSDDPATTEFMIETAGAHVVTYGIEKEADFRATDIQLHPTGTRFLLHYPEGTATVNMKLVGKFNVYNVLAAVAAAYVSGMEIHTILQGIQSLTGVAGRFEVVDGGQNFSVIVDYAHTPDSLENVLKTVKQLTDKRIFVVVGCGGDRDKTKRPIMARIACQYADIPVFTSDNPRSEDPMQILRDMEQGAEGQAYQLIPDRKQAIFWAIEEANQGDVVLIAGKGHETYQIIGDQVLDFDDRQVALEAIKGRL from the coding sequence ATGGATTTACAAACATTACTTTCATACTTACCAATTAAAAAAGTGCTTCATCATGGAAACCCTATGATTACTTCTATTGAAAATAATCATCAACATGTGAAAAATGGAAGTTTATTTGTTTGCATCACAGGGGCTCGATTTGATGGGCATAACTTTGCCGAAGAAGCTGTAAAGAAAGGTGCAGTCGCTCTTTTAGCAGAAAAAGACGTAAAGGTAACTGTACCAACCATAATTGTCAAAGATACAAAAAAAGCCCTTGCACTTTTAGCGGATATTTTTTATGGACAACCTACCCACAAATTCCGATTAATTGGAGTAACGGGGACGAATGGAAAAACAACGACGACACAAATAATTGACCATTTGTTTCAACAAGCAGGTGAAAAAACCGGCTTAATTGGCACCATGTACATGAAAATTGGTGACCGAAAAATAGAAACGAAAAATACGACACCGGATAGCTTAACGTTACAAAAAACGTTTAAAGCAATGGTAGATGATAAAGTAACTACTGCGGTGATGGAAGTTTCCTCTCATGCGCTCGTTCAAGGTCGTGTGCATGGATGTGATTACGATATCGCTATTTTCACGAACTTAACACAGGATCATCTCGATTATCACGGAACGATGGACGAATACCGTCGGGCCAAAGGTCTTCTATTTGCCCAATTAGGAAACACGTTCCATCACAATCGTCCGAAATATGCTATTATGAATAGCGATGATCCAGCTACAACTGAATTTATGATAGAAACCGCTGGAGCACACGTAGTTACTTACGGTATTGAAAAAGAAGCAGATTTTCGTGCAACGGATATTCAATTACACCCAACCGGAACGAGATTCCTTTTGCACTATCCTGAAGGAACAGCAACCGTCAACATGAAGTTAGTTGGAAAATTTAACGTTTATAATGTATTAGCGGCGGTTGCAGCAGCATATGTTTCCGGAATGGAAATACATACGATTTTACAAGGTATACAATCGTTAACGGGTGTTGCTGGACGGTTTGAAGTAGTGGATGGCGGTCAAAACTTCTCCGTCATCGTCGACTATGCGCATACGCCAGATAGTCTGGAAAATGTGTTAAAAACAGTCAAGCAATTAACAGACAAGCGTATATTTGTGGTCGTTGGTTGTGGAGGCGATCGAGATAAAACGAAACGGCCGATAATGGCTCGGATTGCGTGTCAATATGCAGACATCCCGGTCTTTACATCAGACAATCCTCGTTCAGAAGATCCGATGCAAATTTTACGGGATATGGAACAAGGAGCCGAAGGACAGGCGTATCAATTGATACCTGACCGTAAACAAGCGATTTTTTGGGCAATTGAAGAAGCAAATCAAGGCGATGTCGTCCTTATTGCCGGTAAAGGGCATGAGACGTATCAAATTATTGGCGACCAAGTCCTTGATTTTGATGATCGTCAAGTAGCATTAGAAGCGATTAAGGGGCGTCTATAA
- a CDS encoding penicillin-binding protein, translated as MNQVKGNMKRGAVILFLIFSLLFFILIFRFMVIQITGEVDGKVLAAKAAQQHLRSAVLEATRGNIYDQHGEVIAEDTVSYSLIAILDPKVTTDMEHPRHVVDPEMTAEKLATVLSMSKEEIYQILTKKGRFQVEFGSAGRNLTVHEKEQIESLNLPGITFIEDRKRSYPNGVFASHLIGFAEKEVVNGKEELVGVLGIEKSFNDLLKGKDGYIQYESDIWEYILPNSTKMVKKPQNGKDIYLTIDKKIQTFLEDALTEVEKEYSPKKMIAIVADPKTGRILAMGQRPSFHLETREGINQSWHNEVVEWAYEPGSTMKIFSLAAAVEEGVFHPEDTYVSGSYRLESGGSIRDHNGKGWGKITFLEGVQRSSNVAFAYLLEKMGTDVFREYLDAFKFGVPTGIGLPNEPSGHILYNWPIEKVTTAFGQGTTVTPLQLIQAMTAIANDGKMMKPYVIEKIVDPDTNKVIKQSEPAVVGTPISKQTAKEVRDILETVVSAPEGTGHAYQLEGYDVAGKTGTAQIPNPDGRGYLTGWDNYLFSFLGIAPKDDPQLIMYVAIQQPDLDDEKYESGSAPVSKIFNPVMKNSLQYLNIQPKEMKEAKIVEVPNVIGMSVEKAKKTLEKEGVQVIVLGKGSKVERQLPEEHISILEHEKVIIQTDGKLTIPDMTGWSKRDVMKVAEIAELELNMVGKGFVINQNLKPNSPVKKGDQLVVTFQTPEEKMNSEMEETGEEEELPLN; from the coding sequence ATGAACCAAGTAAAAGGCAATATGAAACGAGGAGCAGTAATATTGTTTTTAATATTCAGCCTCCTCTTTTTTATATTAATTTTCCGCTTTATGGTGATTCAAATTACCGGTGAAGTGGATGGAAAAGTGTTAGCAGCAAAAGCGGCTCAACAACATTTACGGAGTGCCGTTTTAGAAGCTACCAGAGGAAACATCTATGACCAACATGGAGAAGTGATTGCCGAAGATACGGTTTCCTATTCCCTTATCGCCATTTTGGATCCTAAAGTGACAACCGATATGGAGCATCCACGTCATGTTGTTGATCCAGAAATGACAGCTGAAAAGCTTGCAACCGTGCTTTCCATGAGCAAAGAAGAAATTTATCAAATTTTAACAAAGAAAGGACGATTCCAAGTAGAGTTTGGAAGTGCCGGGAGAAATTTAACAGTTCATGAAAAAGAACAAATAGAATCGTTGAACCTTCCAGGCATTACATTTATTGAAGATCGTAAACGGTCCTATCCGAATGGTGTGTTTGCGTCTCATTTAATCGGCTTTGCAGAAAAAGAAGTCGTTAATGGGAAAGAAGAATTGGTTGGAGTACTTGGGATTGAAAAAAGCTTCAATGATTTGTTAAAAGGAAAAGACGGATATATTCAGTACGAAAGCGATATATGGGAATATATATTGCCGAATAGCACAAAAATGGTAAAAAAACCACAAAACGGAAAAGATATTTATTTAACGATTGATAAGAAAATCCAAACCTTTTTAGAAGATGCACTAACGGAAGTAGAAAAAGAGTATTCTCCGAAAAAAATGATCGCCATCGTCGCAGACCCAAAAACGGGTCGAATTTTAGCGATGGGTCAGCGCCCATCCTTCCACTTAGAAACAAGAGAAGGCATTAATCAATCTTGGCATAATGAAGTGGTGGAGTGGGCGTATGAACCAGGTTCGACCATGAAAATTTTTTCATTGGCAGCGGCTGTTGAAGAAGGAGTATTTCATCCAGAGGATACGTATGTATCTGGTTCTTACCGTTTGGAAAGTGGAGGATCAATTAGAGACCATAACGGAAAAGGTTGGGGGAAAATTACGTTTTTAGAAGGTGTTCAACGTTCCTCAAACGTAGCTTTTGCCTACTTATTGGAGAAAATGGGAACCGATGTGTTTCGTGAGTATTTAGATGCATTTAAGTTCGGTGTTCCTACAGGCATTGGTTTGCCGAATGAACCAAGCGGGCACATTTTATATAATTGGCCAATCGAAAAAGTAACAACGGCTTTTGGACAAGGAACTACAGTGACTCCGTTACAATTAATTCAAGCGATGACGGCAATTGCTAATGACGGAAAGATGATGAAACCGTACGTGATTGAAAAAATTGTCGATCCAGACACGAATAAAGTGATTAAGCAATCCGAACCAGCAGTGGTTGGTACTCCAATTAGTAAACAAACAGCCAAAGAGGTGCGGGATATATTAGAAACCGTTGTCTCCGCGCCTGAAGGAACAGGGCACGCCTATCAATTGGAAGGCTATGATGTTGCCGGAAAAACAGGGACAGCACAAATTCCAAATCCAGACGGTCGTGGATATTTAACTGGTTGGGACAATTATCTTTTCTCGTTTTTAGGTATTGCGCCAAAAGACGACCCACAATTAATTATGTATGTGGCTATCCAACAACCAGACTTAGACGATGAAAAATATGAATCAGGTTCAGCCCCTGTATCCAAAATCTTTAACCCGGTTATGAAAAATAGTTTACAATATTTAAATATCCAACCGAAAGAAATGAAAGAAGCAAAGATTGTAGAAGTTCCTAACGTGATTGGAATGTCTGTAGAAAAAGCGAAAAAAACGTTAGAAAAAGAAGGCGTTCAAGTGATTGTGCTTGGGAAAGGCTCTAAAGTTGAACGACAGCTTCCAGAAGAACATATTTCGATATTAGAACACGAAAAAGTGATCATTCAAACCGATGGTAAGCTCACCATTCCAGATATGACTGGTTGGTCGAAACGGGATGTCATGAAAGTAGCAGAAATTGCGGAATTAGAATTGAATATGGTCGGTAAAGGTTTTGTCATTAATCAAAATTTAAAACCGAATTCACCGGTTAAAAAAGGAGATCAACTCGTCGTTACTTTCCAAACGCCAGAAGAAAAGATGAATTCGGAAATGGAAGAAACGGGAGAAGAAGAAGAGCTTCCATTAAATTAA
- a CDS encoding phospho-N-acetylmuramoyl-pentapeptide-transferase: MLEQVLLFTLLMAFLIAVLLSPIFIPFLRRLKFGQSIREEGPKSHQIKSGTPTMGGIVILISIIISTLLMTMKYSKPSVEIYLLLLVTIGFGLLGFLDDFIKVVMKRNLGLTSKQKLFGQIVNSVIFYIVFQQHDFSTVITVPLIDWSIDLGHFYVLFIIFWLVGFSNAVNLTDGLDGLVSGTSAIAFGTLAILAWNQSQYDVAIFSVAVVGAVLGFLVFNAHPAKVFMGDTGSLALGGAIATVAILTKLEFLLVLIGGVFVIETLSVIIQVISFKTTGKRVFRMSPLHHHYELKGWSEWRVVVTFWTVGLLFSILATYIEVWM, from the coding sequence ATGTTAGAGCAAGTACTTTTATTTACGTTGCTAATGGCCTTTTTAATTGCCGTTCTTTTATCTCCAATATTTATCCCTTTTTTACGAAGATTAAAATTTGGCCAAAGCATTCGGGAAGAGGGACCAAAATCTCATCAGATAAAGTCAGGTACCCCAACCATGGGCGGAATTGTCATTTTAATATCTATTATCATTTCAACTCTTTTAATGACAATGAAGTATTCCAAGCCGAGTGTAGAGATATACTTATTGTTACTCGTTACAATTGGTTTTGGTTTATTAGGATTTCTTGATGATTTTATCAAGGTCGTAATGAAACGAAATTTAGGCTTAACCTCTAAGCAAAAATTATTCGGGCAAATTGTCAATTCAGTGATCTTTTATATCGTATTTCAACAACACGACTTTTCAACGGTGATTACGGTACCTTTGATTGATTGGTCGATTGATTTAGGACATTTTTATGTATTATTCATTATTTTTTGGTTAGTAGGTTTTTCCAATGCAGTGAATTTAACAGATGGTTTAGATGGTTTAGTATCCGGCACATCGGCCATTGCTTTCGGAACGTTGGCCATCTTAGCATGGAATCAATCTCAATATGATGTAGCGATTTTTTCTGTTGCTGTTGTAGGTGCGGTTCTCGGGTTTCTCGTCTTTAATGCCCACCCGGCAAAAGTGTTTATGGGAGATACCGGTTCCCTTGCCCTCGGAGGAGCTATTGCAACGGTTGCGATTTTAACGAAATTGGAATTTTTGCTAGTTTTAATTGGTGGTGTATTTGTCATCGAGACTTTATCTGTCATTATTCAAGTCATTTCTTTTAAAACGACAGGTAAGCGAGTATTTCGGATGAGCCCGTTGCATCACCATTATGAACTCAAGGGTTGGTCCGAATGGCGAGTGGTCGTTACGTTCTGGACTGTCGGATTATTATTTTCCATTTTAGCAACATATATCGAGGTGTGGATGTAG
- the murG gene encoding undecaprenyldiphospho-muramoylpentapeptide beta-N-acetylglucosaminyltransferase, which yields MKIVVSGGGTGGHIYPALAFIRSLQQNHRDTQFLYIGTEKGLESKLVPRENIPFKAIEITGFKRSLSLENFKTVYRFLKGVKDSKAYLKEFQPDVVIGTGGYVSGPVVYAAAKLGIPTIIHEQNSVPGLTNKFLSRYVDYVATCFESSHSYFPADKVVLTGNPRATEVVGANGKGVLERFGLSHELPTVLIFSGSRGARPINEAVVEMLKNYPTPPFQVLYVTGDAHYEQVQEKLLNTKTNHVSVVPFIHNMPEVLASVDLVVSRAGATTLAELTALGVPSILIPSPYVTNNHQEKNARALTEKDAAMLILENELTSERLYKKIESILSNEKKLALMKKNAKALGIPDASNRLYNLIQSLTK from the coding sequence ATGAAAATTGTCGTCAGTGGGGGAGGAACGGGCGGCCATATATATCCAGCATTAGCGTTTATCCGTTCCTTGCAACAAAATCACCGGGACACGCAATTTTTATATATAGGTACAGAAAAAGGGCTGGAGTCGAAGCTAGTTCCGCGAGAAAATATTCCTTTTAAAGCAATCGAAATTACTGGTTTTAAGCGCTCATTGTCGTTGGAAAATTTTAAAACCGTTTATCGATTTTTAAAAGGTGTGAAAGATAGTAAAGCGTATTTAAAAGAATTTCAACCCGATGTCGTTATTGGAACGGGTGGCTACGTCTCTGGACCAGTTGTGTATGCAGCGGCGAAATTGGGTATTCCAACAATTATTCATGAACAAAATAGTGTCCCCGGTTTAACAAACAAATTTTTAAGTCGGTACGTAGATTATGTGGCTACGTGTTTTGAATCATCCCATTCGTACTTTCCGGCAGATAAAGTCGTATTGACGGGAAATCCTCGTGCGACCGAAGTGGTAGGTGCCAATGGGAAAGGCGTTTTAGAAAGATTCGGATTATCTCATGAGCTGCCAACCGTTCTTATTTTTAGTGGATCACGTGGTGCTCGGCCGATTAATGAAGCGGTTGTGGAAATGTTAAAAAATTATCCAACCCCTCCCTTTCAAGTGTTATATGTTACTGGTGATGCTCATTATGAACAGGTACAAGAAAAGTTATTAAACACAAAGACCAACCATGTATCGGTTGTACCGTTCATTCATAACATGCCTGAAGTATTGGCAAGTGTCGATCTTGTTGTCTCAAGAGCTGGAGCGACAACATTAGCCGAACTTACAGCTTTAGGTGTACCGTCCATATTAATACCGAGTCCGTATGTGACGAATAATCATCAAGAAAAAAATGCCCGGGCGTTAACGGAAAAAGATGCAGCTATGTTAATCCTTGAAAACGAGTTAACTAGTGAACGTTTGTACAAGAAAATTGAATCTATTTTATCTAACGAAAAAAAGTTAGCGTTAATGAAAAAGAACGCGAAAGCTTTAGGCATACCAGATGCTTCGAATCGCTTGTATAACTTAATTCAATCGTTAACGAAGTAA
- the spoVE gene encoding stage V sporulation protein E, translated as MPVKKSTPDFLLVIVTLSLLAVGLIMVYSASAVWASYKFDDSFFFVKRQLLFAGVGVFAMFFLMNIDYWTWRTWAKVLLIVCFVLLILVLIPGIGVVRNGSRSWIGVGAFSIQPSEFMKLAMIAFLAKFLSERQKMITSFKRGLLPSLSIVFLAFAMIMLQPDLGTGTVMVGTCVVMIFISGARISHFIMLGMVGLVGFAGLVLSAPYRIKRITSFLDPWSDPLGSGFQIIQSLYAIGPGGLFGLGLGQSRQKFFYLPEPQTDFIFAIISEELGFIGATFVLLLFALLLWRGIRISLGAPDLYGSLLAVGIISMIAIQVMINVGVVTGLMPVTGITLPFLSYGGSSLTLMLMAVGVLLNISRYARY; from the coding sequence GTGCCGGTCAAGAAATCGACGCCTGATTTTCTTTTAGTAATAGTCACATTATCGTTACTAGCCGTCGGATTAATTATGGTGTATAGTGCTAGTGCTGTATGGGCGAGTTATAAATTTGACGATTCGTTTTTCTTTGTGAAGCGCCAGCTACTGTTTGCAGGAGTTGGAGTATTTGCCATGTTTTTTTTAATGAACATCGATTATTGGACATGGCGGACATGGGCCAAAGTTTTGTTAATTGTATGTTTTGTTTTACTCATCTTAGTGCTAATTCCAGGAATCGGAGTTGTTCGAAATGGCTCTCGCAGCTGGATTGGTGTCGGGGCATTTTCTATTCAACCTTCTGAATTTATGAAACTAGCCATGATTGCCTTTTTAGCGAAATTTTTATCGGAACGACAAAAAATGATTACCTCTTTTAAGCGAGGATTGCTTCCTTCGCTATCCATTGTGTTTCTTGCGTTTGCCATGATTATGTTACAGCCCGATTTAGGGACAGGGACGGTCATGGTGGGGACGTGTGTGGTGATGATTTTTATCTCAGGTGCCCGTATTAGCCATTTTATTATGTTAGGGATGGTGGGATTAGTAGGTTTTGCAGGATTAGTGTTATCTGCCCCTTATCGAATCAAACGTATTACCTCCTTTTTAGATCCGTGGTCTGATCCGTTAGGGAGCGGTTTTCAAATTATCCAGTCGCTTTATGCTATCGGTCCAGGGGGCTTGTTCGGATTAGGACTTGGGCAAAGTCGTCAAAAGTTTTTTTATTTACCAGAGCCACAAACGGATTTTATTTTTGCTATTATTTCTGAAGAGCTTGGGTTTATCGGGGCGACGTTTGTTCTATTGTTGTTCGCTTTACTATTGTGGCGAGGGATTCGTATATCGTTAGGTGCACCGGATTTATACGGTAGTTTGTTGGCAGTAGGCATTATTTCGATGATTGCCATACAAGTGATGATTAATGTTGGTGTTGTAACAGGCTTGATGCCAGTTACCGGAATCACGTTGCCTTTTTTAAGCTACGGAGGCTCTTCCTTAACATTAATGTTAATGGCTGTAGGTGTATTGTTAAATATCAGCCGTTATGCAAGGTATTAA
- a CDS encoding UDP-N-acetylmuramoyl-L-alanine--D-glutamate ligase codes for MKTIKKYENKKVLVLGLAKSGVSAASLLHKLGAFVTVNDYKPLSENPEAQNLLDEGIKVICGGHPLELIDEGFELIVKNPGIPYDNPLVERALKKGIPIITEVELAYEICEAEFIGITGTNGKTTTTTLIFEMLKEGGKAPLIAGNIGKVASEVVQQATKANDIVIELSSFQLMGIDKFCPKIAVLTNIYDAHLDYHGTKQEYVNAKAQLIKNQTKTDYFVYNADQDEVVAIANSGKGMHVPFSTTRKVSIGAYIENGWLMFQTERIMPVKEIRLPGQHNLENILAAVAVVKLKGVSNDAIYRVLTTFSGVKHRTQFVKELNGRAFYNDSKATNILATQSALKAFDQPVILLAGGLDRGNNFDELVPAMKNVKALITFGQTAQKIADAGNKAGIETIRRVDNVEEAVPVAYELSSPGDVILLSPACASWDQYKTFEVRGDIFIEAVHKLK; via the coding sequence TTGAAAACGATCAAAAAATATGAAAATAAAAAAGTCCTTGTATTAGGATTAGCGAAAAGCGGGGTAAGTGCTGCCTCGCTTTTACATAAGTTAGGTGCTTTTGTTACCGTCAATGATTACAAACCGTTGTCGGAAAACCCAGAAGCTCAAAACTTATTAGATGAAGGAATTAAGGTCATTTGCGGAGGTCATCCGCTTGAGCTCATCGATGAAGGATTTGAACTCATTGTGAAAAACCCCGGAATTCCTTATGACAACCCGTTAGTAGAACGGGCTCTTAAAAAAGGGATTCCAATTATTACAGAAGTCGAGCTTGCATACGAAATTTGTGAAGCAGAGTTTATTGGTATCACGGGGACGAATGGGAAAACAACAACGACGACGCTCATTTTTGAAATGTTAAAAGAAGGTGGGAAAGCTCCGTTAATTGCTGGGAATATCGGAAAAGTAGCTTCTGAAGTCGTTCAACAGGCGACGAAAGCGAATGATATTGTCATTGAACTTTCATCGTTTCAATTAATGGGCATTGACAAATTTTGTCCGAAAATTGCGGTACTAACAAATATTTACGACGCCCATTTAGATTATCACGGTACAAAACAAGAGTATGTCAATGCAAAAGCTCAACTCATTAAAAATCAAACTAAAACCGACTATTTTGTTTACAACGCTGATCAAGACGAAGTTGTCGCTATTGCAAATAGTGGAAAAGGGATGCACGTTCCGTTTTCAACTACTCGTAAAGTTTCTATTGGGGCGTACATCGAAAACGGTTGGCTTATGTTTCAAACAGAGCGAATTATGCCTGTCAAAGAAATTCGCCTTCCAGGTCAACATAATTTAGAAAACATTTTAGCCGCGGTTGCGGTTGTAAAGTTAAAAGGGGTTTCCAATGACGCCATATACCGGGTGTTAACAACGTTTAGCGGTGTCAAACACCGGACTCAATTTGTAAAAGAGCTTAATGGAAGAGCGTTCTATAATGATTCAAAGGCAACGAATATTTTAGCAACACAAAGTGCATTGAAGGCGTTCGATCAGCCGGTCATTTTACTCGCAGGCGGACTTGACCGTGGCAATAATTTTGATGAACTTGTTCCAGCGATGAAAAACGTAAAAGCACTTATTACGTTTGGGCAGACGGCACAAAAGATTGCCGATGCTGGGAACAAAGCTGGAATAGAAACGATTCGGCGTGTCGATAATGTAGAAGAAGCTGTTCCGGTTGCATACGAATTATCTTCTCCAGGAGATGTCATCTTGCTATCACCAGCTTGTGCAAGCTGGGATCAATATAAAACTTTTGAAGTCCGTGGTGATATTTTTATTGAAGCTGTGCATAAGTTAAAATGA
- a CDS encoding stage V sporulation protein D: MSNVTVRRRLVLTLIFGLLIFLIIDLRLGYVQFVLGDWLTGKAQDLWSRNIPFEPERGKILDRNGVELATNQSAPTVYVVPRQVEDPVETAEKLAAVLNMSKEKAYQHVTKKTNIERIHPEGRKISIEKANEIMDLNLKGVYIGEDSKRYYPFGDYLSHVLGFAGVDNQGLMGLELYYDKELSGEKGSVQFYSTAKGQRMPEMPDDYQPPVDGLDLKLTIDTKVQTIVERELDNAEATYQPDGIIAVAMNPNNGEILAMASRPNFDPGDFQSVPPEIYNRNLPIWSTYEPGSTFKIITLAAALEEGKVDLENGRFYDPGHIEVAGAKLRCWKRGGHGSQTFLEVVQNSCNPGFVELGQRLGKETLFQYIKDFGFGQKTGIDLHGEGTGILFNLEKVGPVELATTAFGQGVAVTPIQQVAAVAAAVNGGILYQPYVAKELIDPNTGEVVMRNTPVAKRRVISEETSEQIRYALESVVAQGTGKNAFVESYRVGGKTGTAQKAQNGKYLENNHIVSFIGFAPADDPQIVVYVAVDNPKGTVQFGGVVAAPIVGNIIRDTLPVLGVEPRKDQIEKERTYLDTPMVEVPDLVGLTRKEIVQKFFNLKLDVTGTGTTVVKQAPEPGVKVKEGSTIRIYLGEE; encoded by the coding sequence GTGTCCAATGTCACTGTAAGGCGTCGGCTAGTATTAACGCTTATTTTTGGATTATTGATTTTTTTAATTATCGACTTACGACTAGGCTATGTGCAATTTGTATTAGGCGATTGGTTAACGGGAAAAGCACAAGATTTATGGAGTCGAAATATTCCGTTTGAACCAGAGAGAGGAAAAATATTAGATCGTAACGGTGTCGAGCTAGCAACTAATCAAAGTGCACCAACTGTTTACGTTGTACCTAGACAAGTAGAAGATCCTGTAGAAACGGCGGAAAAACTTGCGGCAGTATTGAACATGTCGAAAGAAAAAGCGTATCAACATGTAACGAAGAAAACGAACATTGAACGAATCCATCCGGAAGGTAGAAAAATCTCCATTGAAAAAGCGAACGAAATCATGGATTTAAATTTAAAAGGGGTGTATATCGGTGAAGATTCGAAACGATATTACCCATTTGGAGATTATTTGTCACACGTTTTGGGGTTTGCTGGGGTGGATAACCAAGGATTAATGGGATTGGAATTGTATTACGATAAAGAGCTGAGTGGTGAAAAAGGCTCAGTTCAATTTTACTCCACTGCGAAAGGACAACGAATGCCGGAAATGCCAGACGATTATCAACCACCAGTGGATGGGTTAGACTTAAAGCTAACCATTGATACGAAAGTGCAAACGATTGTTGAGCGGGAACTCGATAATGCAGAAGCGACATATCAGCCGGATGGAATTATAGCGGTAGCAATGAATCCAAACAATGGGGAAATATTAGCGATGGCGAGTCGACCGAACTTTGATCCAGGTGATTTTCAAAGCGTTCCCCCAGAGATTTATAACCGTAATTTACCAATTTGGAGTACGTATGAACCAGGATCGACGTTTAAAATTATCACTTTAGCCGCTGCGTTAGAGGAAGGAAAAGTCGATTTAGAAAATGGAAGATTTTATGATCCAGGTCACATTGAAGTAGCTGGGGCAAAGTTACGTTGTTGGAAAAGAGGTGGACACGGTTCACAAACGTTTCTTGAAGTGGTTCAAAATTCTTGTAACCCAGGGTTTGTTGAATTAGGTCAACGGCTTGGGAAAGAAACGTTATTTCAATATATTAAAGACTTCGGGTTCGGGCAAAAAACGGGCATCGATTTACATGGAGAGGGAACCGGTATTTTATTTAATCTAGAAAAGGTCGGTCCAGTGGAACTCGCTACAACTGCATTTGGTCAAGGGGTGGCCGTCACACCGATTCAGCAAGTAGCTGCAGTGGCGGCAGCGGTGAATGGAGGAATTTTGTATCAACCGTATGTGGCGAAAGAACTGATTGACCCAAATACCGGTGAAGTTGTGATGCGAAACACCCCTGTGGCGAAGCGTCGGGTGATTTCTGAAGAGACGTCAGAACAAATTCGCTATGCCCTAGAAAGCGTTGTCGCTCAAGGAACAGGGAAAAATGCTTTTGTAGAGTCGTATCGTGTCGGTGGAAAGACAGGGACGGCCCAAAAAGCCCAAAATGGGAAATATTTAGAAAATAATCATATCGTCTCGTTTATCGGATTTGCTCCAGCCGATGATCCGCAAATTGTCGTTTACGTAGCAGTAGATAATCCAAAGGGAACCGTTCAATTCGGGGGCGTTGTCGCTGCTCCCATTGTAGGAAACATCATCCGAGATACGTTGCCGGTGTTAGGGGTAGAACCACGAAAAGACCAAATTGAAAAAGAAAGAACCTACTTGGACACGCCGATGGTGGAAGTACCAGATTTGGTTGGCTTAACACGAAAAGAAATTGTTCAAAAATTTTTCAACTTGAAATTAGACGTTACTGGAACTGGAACAACGGTTGTAAAACAAGCACCAGAACCTGGTGTAAAGGTCAAAGAAGGGTCGACCATTCGCATCTATTTAGGTGAAGAGTAG